A single region of the Gammaproteobacteria bacterium genome encodes:
- a CDS encoding aromatic ring-hydroxylating dioxygenase subunit alpha has product MFINFWYPAVESGKLEDKPLKRRMLGQDFVLWRDEEGRAHCLSNTCCHRGGSLGDGLVADSCVQCPYHGWRFNGDGQCVRVPSIGMKTKPPGRARVDSYPATERYGLVFCFLGDLDASERPPILEIPEWGQEGWSSTIQSFEWNIDYKRSIENGLDPAHNEFVHDTHGMKGEDENYKVSDLDIRETDWGTGFFHKTFAPPLADKKMHEASGRNKAHTIDVGAGHHGPASKWTNINPTPVMHIYQYLFECPIDEDNTWIILINMRNFMLEDIYDETMMERNQYVATQDRDILLNLHPRITPRVNTKELFTPSDYPIGRYREWLKEWEARGWRIDLDKVREQERHTAFAIPSPERRRKKGWVIDPIPLMPATPARAVKTDQAA; this is encoded by the coding sequence ATGTTCATCAATTTCTGGTATCCCGCGGTCGAGTCCGGGAAACTGGAGGACAAGCCGCTCAAACGACGCATGCTGGGCCAGGACTTCGTGTTGTGGCGCGACGAGGAAGGCCGGGCGCATTGCCTGAGCAACACCTGCTGCCACCGGGGCGGTTCTCTGGGCGACGGCCTGGTGGCCGACAGTTGCGTGCAGTGCCCCTATCACGGTTGGCGCTTCAACGGTGACGGTCAGTGCGTCCGCGTCCCCTCCATCGGCATGAAGACAAAGCCGCCCGGGCGGGCGCGAGTGGATTCCTACCCCGCTACCGAACGCTACGGGCTGGTGTTTTGTTTCCTCGGCGACCTGGATGCGTCGGAACGCCCGCCGATCCTTGAGATTCCCGAATGGGGACAAGAAGGCTGGTCGTCCACTATCCAGTCATTCGAATGGAACATCGACTACAAGCGCTCAATCGAGAACGGCCTCGACCCTGCGCACAACGAATTCGTCCACGACACCCACGGCATGAAGGGAGAGGACGAGAACTACAAGGTAAGCGATCTGGACATTCGCGAGACCGACTGGGGCACGGGATTCTTCCACAAGACCTTCGCGCCGCCCTTGGCCGACAAGAAGATGCACGAGGCTTCCGGGCGGAACAAGGCTCATACCATCGACGTGGGTGCCGGCCATCACGGACCAGCGTCCAAGTGGACCAACATCAATCCCACTCCGGTCATGCATATCTACCAATACCTCTTCGAATGTCCGATCGACGAGGACAACACATGGATTATCCTGATCAACATGCGCAACTTCATGCTGGAAGACATCTACGACGAAACCATGATGGAGCGGAACCAGTACGTGGCGACTCAGGACCGGGACATCCTCCTGAATCTGCATCCGAGGATCACGCCGCGGGTCAATACCAAGGAACTGTTCACCCCCTCGGACTATCCGATCGGGCGCTACCGGGAATGGCTCAAGGAATGGGAAGCGCGCGGCTGGCGAATTGATCTGGACAAGGTTCGCGAGCAGGAACGCCATACGGCGTTCGCCATACCGAGCCCGGAACGGCGCAGGAAGAAGGGCTGGGTGATCGACCCGATCCCGCTGATGCCGGCAACCCCCGCACGGGCCGTGAAGACAGACCAGGCCGCCTGA
- a CDS encoding MFS transporter, with protein MQSRLGRLTRVEGTVPLSLRAGWGVGALGVALLFNTYATILLFYLTRVAGVAVLTAGTLLMIAKAYDFLTDLPMGIISDRTRSRFGRRRPWLLVGAFVCAGAFVMLFSTPAEWANFEKAAYVLAGLIVFNTGYTLFNVPHIAMPAEMSNSYDERTAIMSFRAVAIMIGTFTVIGVGPTLAAQFGGGNEGYELVGWLFGVLALVAMIACFFGTAGARATEHVTPRESPWGQIRTAASNVHFLKLAVFKLLTLLATGVAAGSVLFFIVDILGHSQSVMLWYALGGNLIMPLLAAPLFWVPFSRKVGKHRALMLATFGFMVGALWWWFVPTDEPVWLLFVRALILSFFGMGKLLLGMSLLPDVQEYDYLKTGLRREGVFAGAYNMVEKFAFMGAPVVIGVILGVLGYQSTVDAEAIQQDPGALTGIRISIAIVPSVCNLLAGIILLRWTLTREYLEELRAKRESA; from the coding sequence ATGCAATCCAGGCTTGGCCGATTGACCCGGGTCGAGGGCACGGTTCCGCTTTCCCTGCGCGCGGGCTGGGGCGTCGGCGCCCTGGGAGTGGCGCTGCTCTTCAATACCTACGCCACGATCCTCCTCTTTTACCTGACGCGGGTGGCCGGGGTTGCGGTCCTTACGGCCGGGACGCTCCTGATGATCGCCAAGGCGTACGATTTCCTGACCGACCTGCCCATGGGCATCATCAGCGATCGGACCAGGAGCCGCTTCGGGCGCCGCCGGCCCTGGCTGCTGGTGGGCGCCTTCGTGTGCGCCGGCGCGTTCGTGATGCTCTTCAGCACTCCCGCCGAGTGGGCGAATTTCGAAAAGGCGGCGTATGTGCTGGCGGGACTGATCGTGTTCAACACCGGCTACACGCTGTTCAACGTACCGCACATTGCCATGCCCGCGGAAATGTCTAACAGCTACGATGAACGCACGGCCATCATGTCGTTTCGGGCCGTGGCCATCATGATCGGAACCTTCACCGTGATCGGAGTCGGGCCGACGCTGGCCGCGCAGTTCGGGGGCGGCAACGAGGGCTACGAACTGGTGGGCTGGCTGTTCGGCGTCCTGGCGCTGGTGGCGATGATCGCCTGTTTCTTCGGAACCGCCGGCGCGCGCGCGACCGAACACGTAACGCCTCGCGAGAGCCCCTGGGGGCAGATCCGCACGGCCGCTTCCAACGTGCACTTCCTGAAACTGGCGGTCTTCAAGCTGCTGACCCTGCTGGCCACCGGCGTGGCAGCGGGCAGCGTGCTGTTTTTTATAGTGGACATTCTGGGGCATTCCCAGTCCGTCATGCTCTGGTACGCGCTGGGCGGCAACCTGATCATGCCGCTATTGGCGGCTCCCCTGTTCTGGGTGCCGTTCTCGCGCAAGGTGGGCAAGCATCGCGCCCTGATGCTTGCCACGTTCGGCTTCATGGTGGGAGCGCTCTGGTGGTGGTTTGTCCCGACGGACGAACCCGTATGGCTGCTGTTCGTAAGAGCCCTGATCCTGTCCTTCTTCGGCATGGGCAAGTTGCTGCTGGGCATGTCGTTGTTGCCCGACGTGCAGGAATACGATTACCTGAAGACGGGCCTGCGGCGCGAGGGCGTCTTCGCCGGCGCATACAACATGGTGGAGAAGTTCGCGTTCATGGGGGCCCCCGTGGTCATTGGCGTTATTCTCGGAGTGCTGGGTTACCAGTCCACCGTTGACGCCGAAGCGATTCAGCAGGACCCGGGCGCGCTTACGGGCATTCGCATCTCAATTGCGATCGTTCCTTCGGTCTGCAATCTGCTGGCCGGCATCATCCTGTTGCGCTGGACCCTGACCCGGGAATACCTGGAAGAACTGCGCGCAAAGCGCGAATCCGCGTAA
- a CDS encoding aldehyde dehydrogenase family protein yields MAEHEYRKFFIGGEWVDPAEARELDVINPATEEPAGVISLGGSADVDRAVAAAREAFGGYSRTGRQERLDLIDAFIAAYKSRYNDMADAITAEMGAPRRLSTKAQAAMGIVIAKTARRLLENFEFEEQRGGTLIRREPIGVCGFITPWNWPVNQIALKVLPALAAGCTMVLKPSEIAPFSGMVFAEVIEAAGVPAGVFNLVNGDGPGVGQAIAGHTDIDMVSFTGSTRGGIAVAATAAGTVKRVSQELGGKSPNLILDEDSLEQGVINGMRSVCMNTGQSCNAPTRLLVPTELHDKAVAISVASAARARIGDPESENTTMGPLVSETQFDKVQGLIRKGIEEGATLATGGPGRPDGLDRGYFVKPTVFGNVSNDMTIAREEIFGPVLCVIPYDSLDEAIAIANDTEYGLAAYVWGGDLEQARSVAAQLRAGQVCLNGQSGDASAPFGGYKQSGNGRESGPEGLEEFLETKAVLGYSEAA; encoded by the coding sequence ATGGCCGAACACGAATACCGCAAGTTTTTCATCGGCGGCGAATGGGTCGACCCGGCCGAGGCGCGGGAACTGGATGTGATCAATCCGGCTACCGAGGAGCCCGCCGGGGTCATCTCGCTGGGCGGCTCCGCGGACGTCGACCGGGCCGTGGCGGCGGCGCGCGAGGCGTTCGGCGGTTATTCGCGGACCGGCAGGCAGGAACGTCTTGACCTGATCGACGCGTTCATCGCCGCCTACAAGTCCCGCTACAACGACATGGCGGATGCGATCACGGCGGAGATGGGCGCGCCCAGACGCCTGTCGACCAAGGCCCAGGCCGCCATGGGTATCGTCATCGCCAAGACCGCGCGGCGGCTGCTGGAGAACTTCGAGTTCGAGGAGCAGCGCGGCGGCACGCTGATCCGGCGCGAGCCGATCGGCGTGTGCGGATTCATCACGCCCTGGAACTGGCCGGTCAACCAGATCGCGCTCAAGGTCCTGCCGGCGCTGGCGGCCGGCTGCACGATGGTGCTGAAGCCCAGCGAAATCGCACCCTTCAGCGGCATGGTGTTCGCGGAAGTCATCGAAGCCGCGGGTGTGCCCGCCGGCGTCTTCAACCTGGTCAACGGCGACGGACCCGGGGTCGGACAGGCCATCGCCGGACACACCGACATCGACATGGTCTCGTTCACCGGATCCACCCGCGGAGGGATCGCCGTGGCCGCCACCGCCGCCGGAACGGTCAAGCGGGTCAGCCAGGAACTCGGTGGCAAGTCGCCCAACCTCATCCTTGACGAAGACTCGCTGGAACAGGGCGTGATCAACGGCATGCGCAGCGTCTGCATGAACACCGGACAATCGTGCAATGCGCCGACGCGTTTGCTGGTCCCGACCGAACTCCACGACAAGGCCGTGGCAATCTCGGTGGCCTCCGCCGCGCGGGCGCGAATCGGCGATCCCGAGTCCGAGAACACGACGATGGGGCCGCTGGTCAGCGAAACGCAGTTCGACAAGGTGCAGGGTCTCATCCGCAAGGGAATCGAGGAAGGCGCCACGCTGGCGACCGGCGGTCCGGGCAGGCCCGATGGCCTCGATAGGGGCTATTTCGTCAAGCCGACCGTGTTCGGCAACGTGAGCAACGACATGACGATCGCGCGCGAGGAGATTTTCGGGCCGGTGCTCTGCGTGATTCCGTACGATAGCCTGGACGAGGCGATTGCAATCGCCAACGACACGGAATACGGCCTCGCCGCGTACGTGTGGGGCGGCGACCTCGAACAGGCGAGAAGCGTCGCCGCGCAACTTCGCGCGGGCCAGGTCTGTCTCAACGGCCAGTCAGGTGACGCCAGCGCGCCGTTCGGGGGCTACAAGCAGTCCGGCAACGGCCGCGAATCCGGCCCCGAGGGCCTGGAGGAATTCCTCGAAACCAAAGCTGTCCTCGGCTACTCCGAAGCCGCCTGA
- a CDS encoding aromatic ring-hydroxylating dioxygenase subunit alpha, with amino-acid sequence MFINFWYPAVESRKLEDKPLKKRMLGQDFVLWRDEDGQAHCLSNTCCHRGGSLGDGVVEDSCVQCPYHGWRFNGDGQCVRVPSIGMKAKPPGRARVDSYPVTERYGLVFCFLGDLDDSERPPILEIPEWGEEGWRSTCQYFEWDVDYKRAVENGIDPAHNEFVHDTHGMKGEDPNYKVSELDIRESEWGTGFYNEVYAPPLAEKRMRETSRRNENHTITVGTGHHGPTSVWTHINPTPVMKIYQYLYRLPIDETRTGLYMINMRNFMLEEIHDETMMERNQYVAFQDRDILLTLHPKIAPRTSARDLLTPSDYAVGRYRQWLAGWEARGWRIDMEKVRKAGEHTAFAIPSPGRRAKKGWVIDPIPLVPAKSADAVESDQAA; translated from the coding sequence ATGTTCATCAATTTCTGGTATCCCGCGGTCGAGTCCCGGAAACTGGAGGACAAGCCGCTCAAGAAACGCATGCTGGGTCAGGACTTCGTGTTGTGGCGCGACGAGGACGGACAGGCCCATTGCCTGAGCAATACCTGCTGCCACCGTGGCGGTTCGCTTGGCGATGGCGTCGTGGAAGACAGTTGCGTACAGTGTCCGTACCACGGCTGGCGGTTCAACGGCGACGGGCAGTGCGTGCGCGTGCCGTCCATCGGCATGAAGGCCAAGCCGCCCGGGCGGGCGCGGGTGGACTCCTACCCGGTCACGGAACGCTACGGGCTGGTCTTCTGTTTCCTCGGCGACCTGGACGACTCCGAGCGCCCGCCGATCCTTGAAATTCCCGAATGGGGAGAAGAGGGGTGGCGATCTACCTGCCAGTATTTCGAATGGGACGTCGACTACAAGCGCGCCGTGGAGAACGGAATCGATCCGGCGCACAACGAATTTGTCCATGACACCCACGGCATGAAGGGCGAGGATCCCAACTACAAGGTAAGTGAACTGGACATAAGGGAATCGGAGTGGGGCACGGGGTTCTACAACGAAGTCTACGCACCGCCGCTGGCGGAAAAGAGGATGCGGGAAACCTCAAGAAGGAACGAGAACCACACGATCACGGTCGGGACGGGCCATCACGGGCCGACTTCCGTCTGGACCCACATCAACCCCACCCCCGTGATGAAGATCTATCAGTATCTGTATCGCCTGCCGATCGATGAAACCCGCACCGGTTTGTACATGATCAACATGCGCAACTTCATGCTCGAGGAAATCCACGACGAAACCATGATGGAGCGGAATCAGTACGTGGCCTTTCAGGATCGGGACATTCTGCTTACCCTGCATCCGAAGATCGCGCCACGAACCAGCGCAAGGGATTTGCTCACCCCGTCGGACTACGCCGTGGGCCGCTACCGTCAATGGCTTGCAGGATGGGAAGCGCGCGGTTGGCGCATCGACATGGAAAAGGTCCGCAAGGCCGGCGAGCATACCGCGTTCGCCATTCCCAGCCCGGGCCGTCGCGCGAAAAAGGGCTGGGTGATCGACCCCATCCCGCTGGTGCCCGCGAAATCCGCGGACGCAGTAGAGAGCGACCAGGCCGCCTAG
- a CDS encoding formylglycine-generating enzyme family protein, giving the protein MRLLFAVFGLAAGAIAADGVPEASFRDCDGCPEMLVVPGGNFVMGAHGGEEGRPEGPPREMRVERDFALGRYEVTNAQFEAFVSATGYQVEKGCRGKFDGEWENHPESNWTDLMLGQEQRPDHPVTCVSWLDARAYVEWLAEMSGQPYRLPTEAEWEYAARAGAVGRFTWGDDPEAACAFANVYDSSADPVHDFGWQAADCDDGYPTLAPVGMYKPNAFGLYDVAGNVWEWVEDCYVEPYSAELPTDGSALDVPPGQCERRGVRGGSWITRPDRQRLTFRGRDPEDIHYTFFGLRVARSLPD; this is encoded by the coding sequence TTGCGCCTTTTGTTCGCTGTGTTCGGCCTGGCGGCCGGGGCGATCGCTGCGGACGGCGTTCCGGAGGCCTCTTTCCGCGACTGCGACGGGTGTCCGGAGATGCTGGTCGTGCCGGGCGGGAATTTCGTGATGGGAGCGCACGGCGGCGAGGAGGGCCGCCCGGAGGGACCGCCGCGCGAAATGCGCGTGGAACGCGATTTTGCGCTGGGCAGGTACGAAGTAACGAATGCCCAGTTCGAAGCTTTCGTCTCCGCCACGGGATACCAGGTGGAGAAAGGCTGTCGTGGAAAATTCGATGGCGAGTGGGAGAACCATCCGGAATCGAACTGGACCGACCTGATGCTCGGGCAGGAACAGCGGCCGGATCATCCCGTAACCTGCGTCAGTTGGCTGGATGCGCGCGCCTACGTGGAATGGCTTGCGGAGATGAGCGGCCAGCCGTACCGCCTGCCCACCGAGGCGGAGTGGGAATACGCGGCGCGTGCCGGCGCCGTGGGCCGCTTCACTTGGGGCGACGACCCCGAGGCGGCATGCGCTTTTGCCAATGTGTATGACTCAAGCGCGGATCCTGTGCATGATTTCGGCTGGCAGGCGGCGGATTGCGACGACGGCTACCCGACTCTCGCACCGGTCGGCATGTACAAACCGAACGCCTTCGGTCTGTACGACGTGGCGGGCAATGTCTGGGAATGGGTGGAAGACTGCTACGTCGAGCCCTATTCGGCGGAGTTGCCGACCGACGGTTCGGCGCTTGACGTCCCGCCGGGCCAGTGCGAGCGGCGCGGCGTGCGCGGCGGCAGCTGGATTACGCGCCCGGACCGCCAGCGCCTCACGTTCCGCGGCCGCGACCCGGAGGACATCCACTACACCTTCTTCGGCCTGCGCGTCGCCCGCTCCCTGCCGGATTAG